The following proteins come from a genomic window of Edaphobacter sp. 4G125:
- a CDS encoding prolipoprotein diacylglyceryl transferase: MFPYIDIGPLHLGTFGLMLWLAAVVATVVLHKNFVRNGVNADALNVVAFVVITGVIGAKLWHEFQDVTTLRMSLARMGAPGWKHPLDVVMEFLHWFQAGFAWFGGMVAGILMLMWMGRTAQFRATGEKIGALRMLDLAAPAAAVGYGVGRIGCLLSGDGDYGIKTTLPWGVHMRPDALVPTADLVQPTPVYELLYSLVLAWWLWKRAKSKPPVSVITGEYLVLSGIGRFLVEFVRINPRLYWGMSNAQVAAIGSILAGLVLVAVAKTKNVQWEPELASDSQG; encoded by the coding sequence ATGTTTCCTTACATTGATATCGGCCCGTTGCACCTGGGCACGTTTGGGTTAATGCTTTGGCTGGCTGCTGTTGTCGCAACGGTGGTGTTGCATAAGAACTTCGTCCGAAACGGCGTGAACGCGGACGCTCTGAATGTTGTGGCTTTTGTGGTGATTACAGGGGTCATTGGGGCGAAGCTCTGGCATGAGTTCCAGGATGTGACGACACTGCGGATGTCGTTGGCCCGTATGGGGGCTCCAGGGTGGAAGCATCCGTTGGATGTCGTGATGGAGTTCCTGCACTGGTTTCAGGCAGGATTCGCCTGGTTTGGCGGAATGGTGGCCGGCATTCTGATGCTGATGTGGATGGGGCGCACAGCACAGTTCCGTGCGACTGGAGAAAAGATTGGCGCCCTGCGCATGCTGGACCTTGCGGCTCCGGCGGCGGCGGTGGGTTATGGAGTAGGCAGAATTGGTTGTCTGCTTTCAGGCGACGGCGACTACGGCATCAAGACGACCCTACCGTGGGGCGTTCATATGAGGCCGGATGCGCTGGTTCCAACAGCGGACCTGGTGCAGCCGACTCCAGTGTATGAGCTGCTGTATTCTCTGGTGCTGGCGTGGTGGTTGTGGAAGAGGGCCAAGAGCAAGCCTCCGGTCAGTGTGATTACGGGTGAGTACCTGGTGCTGAGCGGAATTGGTCGGTTCCTGGTGGAGTTTGTACGGATCAACCCGAGGTTGTACTGGGGAATGAGCAACGCGCAGGTGGCGGCGATCGGTTCGATTCTGGCAGGCCTGGTGCTGGTTGCGGTGGCGAAGACGAAGAATGTGCAGTGGGAGCCTGAATTGGCCAGCGATTCGCAGGGGTAG
- the deoC gene encoding deoxyribose-phosphate aldolase: MSSLSHHETYLYDSKTFANQALSSPQNLAAVLDHTLLKPDATRNQVLQLCHEAAEHRFACAMVNPTWVQLAADALKGTGIPVGVVIGFPLGATLSASKRDETARVLKHGAHDVDMVLNIGLFKSAAAADYEAVKQDIRGVVELAHGAGAIVKVILETCLLTFEEKLRAAELALSAGADFLKTSTGFSTGGATVDDIGLLRGVAGSRAGVKASGGIRSLADTSAMLHAGASRIGASASVKIVNELAGSESGPVSNNGY; the protein is encoded by the coding sequence ATGAGCAGCCTGTCGCACCACGAAACATATCTTTATGATTCCAAAACATTTGCAAACCAGGCCCTCTCCTCTCCCCAGAATCTGGCTGCTGTTCTAGACCACACTCTGCTCAAACCGGATGCGACCCGCAACCAGGTCCTTCAGCTCTGCCATGAAGCCGCTGAACATCGCTTTGCCTGTGCCATGGTCAACCCGACCTGGGTTCAGCTCGCAGCCGACGCCCTCAAGGGGACCGGCATCCCTGTAGGAGTCGTCATCGGCTTCCCTCTTGGAGCCACACTCTCTGCCTCCAAGCGTGATGAGACTGCCCGCGTACTGAAGCATGGGGCCCACGACGTCGATATGGTCCTCAATATCGGATTGTTCAAGAGCGCAGCGGCAGCAGATTATGAAGCCGTCAAGCAGGATATCCGTGGCGTCGTAGAGCTCGCCCACGGCGCCGGGGCCATCGTAAAGGTCATCCTGGAGACCTGTCTTCTTACCTTCGAAGAAAAGCTTCGGGCCGCTGAGCTTGCGCTCTCTGCCGGAGCCGACTTCCTAAAAACCTCAACCGGGTTCTCCACCGGAGGAGCTACCGTCGACGATATCGGTCTTCTTCGCGGAGTCGCCGGCTCCCGCGCCGGAGTCAAGGCTTCGGGCGGCATCCGCTCGCTCGCCGACACCTCAGCCATGCTGCACGCCGGTGCCTCTCGAATTGGGGCCAGTGCCAGCGTCAAAATCGTCAATGAGCTTGCAGGAAGCGAATCAGGGCCGGTATCCAACAACGGTTACTAA
- a CDS encoding glycosyltransferase family 9 protein: protein MSLKKTPLRLSARALLSVERLVRPAPAISPASILVLEYLLPLGCCIHLTPLYQAIKRSVPESTITVATRGLGLSVLRHNTFIDYLIETPDPLVTPLKAAQSLRAELSRRSLRPELILTGASDQRTRIAVMAMLTAPAIRGGFTIHNELYHRPLIYDSQRSLIDNNLRMAEFVSASPEHREPRVFFSEANAAAAQKLIQAANPEARPLVVFVTQNSGGQLTGWHTSRFVEVIQHTYNKLGCAVVYVGTDRDHDSIEEIRKAAGGVGVSLAGKTSVTELAALLALADAAVSLDTGTMHVGRCVGLPMVVIGPSWQKPIEWLPLELPQVRILRGPDRDRKDIPANYKLDEVEAPAVIVALEDLLTKYPANAASRQQRLNAGISTIDHLQP from the coding sequence ATGTCCCTGAAAAAGACTCCCCTTCGTCTCTCCGCACGCGCACTGCTCTCTGTCGAACGGCTTGTTCGTCCCGCGCCCGCGATTTCTCCTGCCAGCATTCTTGTACTGGAGTATCTGTTGCCTCTGGGGTGTTGTATTCATCTCACCCCGCTTTACCAGGCGATCAAGCGATCGGTTCCGGAGAGCACGATAACGGTAGCCACCCGCGGCCTTGGGCTCTCAGTACTGCGACACAACACCTTCATCGATTACCTGATTGAGACACCAGACCCACTGGTTACTCCTCTGAAAGCTGCACAATCGCTCCGCGCAGAGCTTTCACGGCGTTCTCTGCGGCCTGAGTTGATCCTTACAGGAGCCTCGGATCAACGAACTCGTATTGCGGTGATGGCCATGCTGACGGCTCCTGCAATTCGTGGCGGCTTCACGATTCATAACGAGCTTTATCATCGTCCGCTCATCTACGATTCTCAGAGAAGCCTGATCGACAATAATCTTCGTATGGCGGAGTTTGTCTCTGCTTCTCCAGAGCATCGAGAGCCTCGCGTCTTTTTCTCGGAGGCCAATGCTGCTGCTGCGCAGAAATTGATTCAGGCTGCGAATCCAGAGGCACGCCCTCTTGTTGTCTTCGTAACGCAGAACAGCGGCGGACAACTTACCGGATGGCATACCTCCCGCTTCGTGGAGGTTATCCAGCATACATACAACAAACTTGGCTGCGCTGTCGTTTATGTAGGAACCGATAGAGACCATGATTCCATTGAAGAGATTCGCAAGGCTGCCGGAGGGGTCGGCGTCTCGCTTGCGGGAAAGACTTCAGTGACAGAGTTAGCAGCCCTGCTTGCGTTGGCGGATGCAGCCGTATCGCTCGATACGGGAACCATGCACGTCGGCCGCTGCGTTGGGCTGCCAATGGTCGTGATCGGCCCTTCATGGCAGAAGCCTATCGAGTGGCTTCCGCTGGAATTACCGCAGGTTCGTATCCTTCGTGGGCCCGATCGTGACCGCAAGGACATTCCTGCGAATTACAAACTGGATGAAGTCGAAGCTCCCGCAGTGATCGTAGCCTTAGAAGATCTGCTGACGAAATATCCCGCGAATGCAGCAAGCCGTCAGCAGCGTCTTAACGCCGGAATCTCAACGATCGATCATCTTCAGCCTTGA
- a CDS encoding SpoIIE family protein phosphatase: MSTANKERRGTSPGAPSPEVTPEHSFEGDYRPSAVETSQPANIRVDPVHQVEFLYSLADALNTTLDLNTLMHRVADLVRAVIDYRIFAILLINDRTQELWMRFQIGHTPDVERTRLKMGRGIVGQAALQRRTLRVDDVSKEEHYINANPNVRSEMAVPLIVKNRVIGVLDLESEAVGFFTTEHQRLLEMVASRMAVAVENARLYTRVSRQAQTLTVLNDISREITSILDVDDLLERIGQLLKRVIDYQMFTILLWSERTQQFQHRFSSRYGERITRERSVALGEGIIGSAAQLREPVLASDARKDARYVAVNPETRSELAVPLIYKGKVIGVIDLEHTRINYYNEDHQRTLSTLAAQVAISIANARLYQRIHEEEQRMERDLEMARQVQLRLMPPQPPKLEHAEFAAQFFAARSIGGDVYDFLDYGPGRVAVAIGDVSGKAAPAALYAALVSGILRSLATQHLSPAALLAALNEQLQERRMDSQYVTMLIAIWDDSNQTIQIANAGSVQPLFVSLSSSSSRTTVDVKTIKAEGFPLGLFPDVEYEEFTISTRPGDLMVFFSDGIPDAENAKGEMFGTERLTKVLKTLRQPTAASAADAILDAVGTFQSGTEHFDDETVVVLRAL, from the coding sequence ATGTCTACGGCCAACAAAGAACGGCGCGGAACCTCCCCCGGCGCGCCATCGCCGGAGGTCACACCCGAACACAGCTTCGAGGGTGATTACCGGCCCAGCGCCGTTGAAACCTCGCAGCCGGCAAATATCCGGGTGGACCCGGTGCATCAGGTCGAGTTCCTCTACTCCCTCGCCGATGCCCTTAATACAACGCTCGACCTCAACACCTTGATGCATCGTGTCGCCGACCTCGTCCGCGCCGTCATCGACTATCGAATTTTCGCCATCCTGCTCATCAACGATCGCACGCAGGAACTCTGGATGCGCTTTCAGATCGGCCATACACCGGATGTCGAGCGTACCCGCCTGAAAATGGGCCGTGGCATCGTCGGTCAAGCGGCTCTTCAGCGCAGAACCTTGCGGGTTGATGATGTTTCAAAGGAAGAGCATTACATCAACGCCAATCCGAACGTTCGCTCGGAGATGGCCGTCCCGCTCATCGTCAAAAACCGCGTCATTGGTGTCCTCGATCTCGAGTCTGAGGCAGTCGGTTTCTTTACCACCGAGCATCAGCGACTGCTTGAGATGGTCGCTTCTCGCATGGCCGTCGCAGTCGAAAACGCGCGACTCTACACCCGAGTCTCCCGGCAAGCTCAGACGCTGACTGTGCTCAACGATATCTCGCGCGAGATCACCAGCATTCTCGATGTCGATGACCTGCTCGAACGCATCGGGCAACTACTTAAACGTGTCATCGACTATCAAATGTTTACCATTCTGCTGTGGAGTGAACGCACGCAGCAGTTTCAACACCGCTTCAGCTCCCGCTATGGAGAACGCATTACCCGCGAACGCAGCGTCGCTCTTGGTGAGGGCATTATCGGTTCAGCCGCGCAGCTCCGCGAGCCTGTCCTCGCATCCGACGCCCGCAAGGACGCCCGTTATGTTGCCGTAAATCCGGAGACACGCTCTGAACTTGCCGTCCCACTGATCTACAAGGGCAAGGTCATCGGGGTGATCGACCTCGAGCACACCCGAATTAACTACTACAACGAAGACCATCAGCGGACGCTCTCCACGCTCGCTGCGCAGGTTGCCATCTCTATTGCGAACGCGAGGCTCTATCAACGCATCCACGAGGAAGAACAACGCATGGAGCGCGATCTCGAGATGGCCCGTCAGGTCCAGCTGCGCCTGATGCCTCCACAACCGCCCAAGCTCGAGCATGCGGAGTTCGCCGCCCAGTTCTTCGCCGCGCGCTCCATCGGCGGCGATGTCTACGACTTTCTCGACTACGGCCCCGGTCGTGTCGCCGTGGCGATTGGTGATGTCAGTGGAAAGGCAGCCCCAGCGGCTCTCTACGCTGCCCTGGTCAGCGGAATCTTGCGCTCTCTGGCGACACAACATCTGTCTCCCGCAGCGCTGCTGGCTGCGCTCAACGAGCAGTTACAGGAGCGCCGCATGGATTCGCAGTACGTCACCATGCTGATCGCCATCTGGGACGACTCGAACCAGACGATTCAGATTGCTAACGCAGGGTCGGTTCAGCCGTTATTCGTCTCGCTGTCCTCCAGCAGTTCGCGAACGACCGTCGACGTAAAGACCATCAAGGCTGAGGGTTTTCCACTCGGCCTCTTTCCGGACGTCGAATACGAAGAGTTCACCATCTCCACTCGCCCCGGTGATCTGATGGTCTTCTTCTCCGACGGCATTCCCGATGCCGAGAATGCCAAAGGCGAGATGTTCGGCACCGAGCGGCTGACCAAGGTTCTCAAGACTCTACGACAGCCCACGGCGGCCTCGGCAGCCGATGCAATTCTCGATGCAGTCGGAACCTTCCAGTCAGGCACCGAGCATTTCGACGATGAAACCGTCGTCGTGCTCCGCGCGCTCTGA
- a CDS encoding LLM class flavin-dependent oxidoreductase: MKTKVQLSVLDQSPVAEGSTSAQALQNSIELARQVDGLGFRRFWMSEHHAMDLLACTAPEIMLARIGAETKRIRIGAGGIMLPHYTALKVAEVFRTLYGLYPGRVDLGIGRAPGGGPMESLALRRTRKTAMEDDFPEQVTELLAFLEEDFPTAHPFSKVKAMPAPVMAGQYAGPAVWMLGSSMWSSAAAVEFGLPYSFAHFFSPVKTRDAIETYLRNFRTGIRLEKPEATVAVGVVCAETQEEAEFLASSVKLLQQRIRLGERKPVAAPEEAIRELEMRGVVPLEEGEWPRYFVGTPSVVRGKLEQMAGELGIHEVIVNTIVWDHQKRLKSYELLAREFGM; the protein is encoded by the coding sequence ATGAAGACAAAAGTACAGCTGTCGGTGTTGGATCAGTCGCCGGTGGCTGAGGGGAGCACTTCGGCGCAGGCCTTGCAAAACTCGATTGAGCTGGCTCGGCAGGTGGATGGGTTAGGTTTTCGACGCTTCTGGATGTCGGAGCACCATGCAATGGACCTGCTGGCATGCACAGCTCCTGAGATCATGTTGGCAAGGATTGGGGCGGAGACGAAGAGGATTCGAATTGGGGCGGGTGGGATTATGTTGCCGCACTATACGGCCCTGAAGGTGGCAGAGGTCTTTCGTACGCTTTATGGGCTGTATCCGGGCAGGGTAGATCTTGGGATCGGACGTGCGCCGGGTGGTGGGCCGATGGAGTCGCTGGCGCTGCGTCGAACCAGAAAGACGGCGATGGAGGATGACTTTCCTGAACAGGTGACGGAGTTGCTGGCGTTTTTGGAGGAGGATTTTCCTACGGCACATCCCTTCAGTAAGGTGAAGGCGATGCCCGCGCCAGTGATGGCTGGACAGTACGCGGGGCCAGCAGTGTGGATGCTGGGCTCGAGCATGTGGAGTTCGGCTGCGGCAGTGGAGTTTGGATTGCCGTACTCGTTTGCCCACTTCTTCAGTCCGGTGAAGACACGGGACGCCATCGAGACCTATCTGCGGAATTTCAGGACAGGGATTCGATTGGAGAAGCCCGAAGCGACGGTGGCAGTCGGCGTGGTGTGCGCCGAGACTCAGGAGGAGGCGGAGTTTCTGGCATCGAGCGTGAAGCTGTTACAGCAGAGGATTCGTCTGGGGGAACGCAAACCAGTGGCAGCGCCGGAGGAGGCGATTCGCGAACTGGAGATGCGGGGAGTGGTCCCGCTGGAAGAGGGAGAGTGGCCAAGGTATTTCGTGGGGACGCCGTCGGTTGTGCGGGGAAAGCTGGAGCAGATGGCCGGTGAGTTGGGGATTCATGAGGTGATCGTGAATACGATCGTCTGGGACCACCAGAAGCGGTTGAAGAGTTATGAGCTGCTGGCAAGGGAGTTTGGGATGTGA
- a CDS encoding DUF507 family protein, which translates to MIFSKDYVGYLARQTVKQLIAQKMIQTEKPAILDERVAAAMVDELSLEDRINDEVRVILEAFQDDMRKTGASYPEMFKKVKNELARKYKAVL; encoded by the coding sequence ATGATCTTCTCTAAAGATTACGTAGGGTATCTGGCACGCCAGACCGTAAAACAGCTGATTGCGCAGAAGATGATCCAGACCGAAAAGCCGGCTATTCTCGATGAGCGAGTTGCGGCGGCTATGGTCGATGAGCTTTCACTCGAGGATCGCATCAACGACGAGGTTCGGGTGATTCTGGAGGCATTTCAGGATGATATGCGCAAGACCGGGGCAAGTTATCCCGAGATGTTCAAGAAGGTGAAGAACGAGCTCGCGCGCAAATACAAGGCGGTGCTGTGA
- the aroA gene encoding 3-phosphoshikimate 1-carboxyvinyltransferase: MSSSIAQPSTTQIVRPARSFQGSVTVPGDKSISHRYAMLAGIAEGTTRLSNFSTGADPHSTLGCMEALGAKVVKSETQIEVTGVAGAFQQPKAELDCGNSGSTMRMLAGLIAPHPHTFTLIGDHSLTMRPMERIRKPLSAMGARIDLVDGHAPMTIHGGPLKAIDFETPIPSAQVKTAVLFAGLQAEGTTSLSEAVRTRDHSEHALKAFGATLTRSSEKLSISGGQKLKSIDATVPGDISSAAFFLCAALLFPDSNLVLDSLGMNPTRAALLDVITTLGGKIKVLMVEEHHGETIGTIQVNRSPEGLKGAKISGALSAQLIDELPVIAAIAPYTRDGVVIRDAKELRVKESDRIALVVKNLRAMGAELTEFEDGLAITGNQQLHGAEIDSGSDHRIAMAFSVAALRASSENIIHGAEAAAISFPEFFTLLNELAKR; encoded by the coding sequence ATGTCTTCCTCGATTGCTCAGCCTTCTACGACCCAGATCGTTCGTCCTGCCCGTAGTTTCCAGGGTTCTGTTACTGTTCCCGGCGATAAGTCCATCTCACATCGCTATGCCATGCTGGCCGGAATCGCGGAAGGAACCACGCGCCTTTCTAACTTTTCGACGGGGGCTGATCCACACTCCACGCTGGGATGCATGGAGGCCCTGGGGGCGAAGGTCGTCAAATCCGAAACACAGATTGAAGTGACCGGCGTGGCCGGAGCCTTCCAACAACCGAAGGCCGAACTCGACTGCGGCAACTCGGGCAGCACCATGCGCATGCTGGCAGGTCTGATTGCTCCGCATCCGCATACATTTACGCTCATTGGGGATCACTCGCTGACGATGCGTCCCATGGAGCGCATCCGGAAGCCCTTGTCGGCCATGGGTGCCCGCATCGACCTCGTCGATGGCCATGCTCCCATGACGATTCACGGTGGCCCGCTAAAGGCGATCGACTTTGAGACGCCGATCCCGTCGGCCCAGGTCAAGACGGCCGTGCTCTTCGCTGGCTTGCAGGCAGAGGGAACGACCAGCCTGTCGGAGGCCGTACGGACACGCGACCACTCCGAGCACGCCTTAAAGGCCTTTGGCGCAACCCTGACGCGCTCCAGTGAGAAGTTGAGCATCTCTGGAGGCCAGAAGCTCAAGTCCATCGACGCTACCGTTCCGGGAGACATCTCTTCGGCGGCGTTTTTTCTCTGCGCTGCCCTCCTCTTTCCGGACTCGAATCTTGTACTGGACTCCCTCGGGATGAATCCAACCCGCGCTGCGTTGTTGGATGTAATCACAACGCTGGGTGGAAAGATCAAGGTCTTGATGGTCGAAGAACATCACGGCGAGACCATTGGAACCATTCAGGTCAATCGCTCGCCTGAGGGGTTGAAAGGCGCCAAGATCTCCGGCGCCCTCTCGGCACAGCTGATCGACGAACTTCCTGTGATCGCAGCGATCGCTCCCTATACTCGTGATGGCGTAGTCATCCGCGATGCAAAGGAACTGCGTGTAAAGGAATCCGATCGCATCGCACTTGTCGTCAAAAATCTAAGGGCCATGGGGGCAGAGTTGACAGAGTTCGAAGATGGTCTGGCGATCACCGGCAACCAGCAGCTTCATGGGGCGGAGATCGACTCGGGCAGCGACCACAGAATCGCGATGGCCTTCTCTGTCGCAGCTTTGCGGGCAAGCAGCGAAAATATTATTCACGGTGCTGAAGCTGCAGCAATCTCATTCCCTGAGTTCTTTACACTCCTTAATGAACTCGCGAAGAGATAG
- the hpt gene encoding hypoxanthine phosphoribosyltransferase, giving the protein MPTSSAPAPTAFFPAPETMDILISKEQIAQRTREIGAQISAEYEGQSIVLIGVLKGAAIFLSDLARAIKVDNTFDFVAVSSYGRARVSSGAVKLIKDIDNPIEGRHVILVEDILDTGLTLNYLRGLMLQHKPASLKIATCLDKPERRLVPIEADYVAFKIPNRFVIGYGMDYAERYRGVEDIRLFPEDAAH; this is encoded by the coding sequence ATGCCCACCAGTTCTGCCCCTGCCCCCACTGCATTCTTCCCGGCCCCTGAAACCATGGACATCCTCATCTCCAAAGAGCAGATTGCCCAGCGCACTCGCGAGATTGGTGCCCAGATCTCAGCCGAATACGAAGGCCAATCCATCGTTCTCATCGGCGTCCTCAAAGGAGCGGCCATCTTCCTGTCCGACCTCGCCCGCGCCATCAAGGTCGACAACACCTTCGACTTCGTCGCCGTCTCCAGCTACGGCCGTGCCCGTGTCTCCTCCGGTGCCGTCAAGCTCATCAAAGACATCGACAACCCCATCGAAGGCCGTCACGTCATCCTCGTCGAGGACATCCTCGATACCGGACTCACCCTCAACTACCTTCGCGGCCTGATGCTGCAGCACAAACCAGCCTCGCTCAAAATCGCCACCTGCCTCGACAAGCCCGAACGCCGCCTCGTCCCCATTGAAGCCGACTACGTTGCCTTCAAGATTCCCAACCGCTTCGTCATCGGCTATGGAATGGACTACGCCGAACGCTATCGCGGAGTCGAAGACATTCGCCTCTTCCCCGAAGACGCCGCGCACTGA
- a CDS encoding DUF507 family protein — MRISRDKLNKLAHTVADTLAEIQECDFLEDRNTIRQEARRALERLLTEETKIDAAARQKIASQRKIILEGSQEWDILYRKYYNDEVKKLGL; from the coding sequence GTGAGAATCTCCCGCGATAAATTGAACAAACTTGCTCACACGGTGGCCGATACGCTGGCTGAGATTCAGGAGTGTGACTTCCTTGAGGATCGCAATACGATCCGCCAGGAAGCCCGGCGGGCGCTGGAAAGGCTGCTGACCGAAGAGACGAAGATTGATGCGGCGGCGCGCCAGAAGATTGCGTCCCAGCGCAAGATCATTCTCGAGGGATCCCAGGAATGGGACATCCTTTACCGGAAGTATTACAACGATGAGGTTAAGAAGCTCGGCCTCTGA
- the miaB gene encoding tRNA (N6-isopentenyl adenosine(37)-C2)-methylthiotransferase MiaB has product MSKTFYIETFGCQMNVHDSEKVIGTLEHEGYAQVHDETAADLILYNTCSIRDKAEQKVFHRLNEYKRMQGEGKKFAVIGCVAQQEGERIFERAPFVSIVAGSASYRNLPTMLERLEAGETRITGLDDRQTDETFDTEFTVRSNPHRGYITIIEGCDKFCAYCVVPYTRGKERSRTSASVLVEARRMADEGHTDIQLLGQNVNSWRDPSGRMSFAELLTEVGNISGIRRVRFTTSHPRDFTRDIVEAIDATPTICDHIHLPVQSGSSSVLHTMSREYTREWYLERMSWIHSAKRDISITSDMIVGFPGETDADFEQTITLLDAVRYDGVFAFKFSPRPNTPAVNMADSISDEVKNERLRILNDRQREIQREHYARHLGHNVEVMVESYNQARGQIVGRSSQNKTVNFTVPIGASEPPIGSYLPIHITRTQPNCLVGEAVAGVDPLQATHQPQPFVVLN; this is encoded by the coding sequence GTGAGCAAAACGTTTTACATCGAGACCTTTGGCTGCCAGATGAATGTCCATGACTCGGAAAAGGTCATTGGTACTCTGGAGCACGAAGGCTACGCTCAGGTCCATGATGAGACCGCTGCCGATCTGATCCTGTACAACACTTGTTCCATTCGCGACAAGGCTGAGCAGAAGGTCTTTCACCGACTGAATGAATACAAGCGCATGCAGGGCGAGGGCAAGAAGTTCGCCGTTATCGGCTGTGTCGCCCAACAGGAAGGCGAACGCATCTTTGAGCGCGCTCCATTCGTTTCCATCGTGGCTGGCTCTGCGTCGTATCGCAATCTGCCCACAATGCTTGAGCGACTTGAAGCGGGGGAGACGCGCATTACCGGTCTTGACGATCGCCAGACCGATGAAACATTTGATACGGAGTTCACAGTCCGCTCCAATCCTCACCGGGGTTACATCACGATTATTGAGGGCTGCGACAAGTTCTGCGCCTACTGCGTGGTTCCGTATACCCGTGGTAAGGAGCGCTCGCGCACCTCGGCTTCTGTGCTCGTTGAAGCTCGCCGGATGGCCGACGAAGGACATACCGATATTCAGCTTCTCGGTCAGAACGTTAACTCGTGGCGCGATCCTTCCGGCCGTATGAGCTTTGCGGAGTTACTTACTGAGGTTGGTAACATCTCCGGCATTCGCCGTGTGCGTTTTACGACTTCGCACCCTCGGGACTTTACGCGCGACATCGTAGAGGCAATCGATGCCACTCCTACGATCTGCGACCATATTCACCTTCCGGTACAGTCGGGTTCTTCTTCGGTACTGCACACCATGTCGCGCGAGTACACGCGAGAGTGGTATCTGGAGCGCATGAGTTGGATCCACTCCGCCAAGCGCGATATCTCGATCACCAGCGACATGATCGTCGGCTTCCCAGGCGAGACAGATGCGGACTTTGAGCAGACCATCACACTGCTGGATGCTGTGCGCTACGATGGCGTCTTTGCCTTCAAGTTTTCGCCACGTCCGAATACTCCGGCGGTCAATATGGCCGATAGCATCTCCGATGAGGTCAAGAATGAGCGTCTGCGCATTCTTAATGATCGCCAGCGAGAGATTCAGCGCGAGCACTATGCGCGGCATCTCGGCCATAACGTCGAAGTTATGGTGGAAAGCTACAATCAGGCCCGTGGCCAGATCGTAGGCCGTTCCAGCCAGAATAAGACAGTCAACTTTACGGTTCCAATCGGCGCTTCTGAACCACCGATCGGGAGTTATCTCCCGATTCACATCACGCGTACACAACCGAATTGTCTGGTCGGTGAAGCTGTTGCTGGAGTAGACCCCCTTCAGGCTACCCATCAACCCCAACCCTTCGTCGTATTAAATTGA
- a CDS encoding bifunctional nuclease family protein, producing the protein MTTSAPQTVSTHSADEVEMQIRGLMMDPVTNMPIVVLKDVASDTVLPIWVGIFEANAIALELEKTATPRPMTHDLMRNMARNLNAEVRKVVVSELRDDTFYAVIWLDQAGETIAMDARPSDAIALALRWDCPIYVNRDVLENSRQAATGMQSVNSDEMRRWLENLNDDEMGRYKM; encoded by the coding sequence ATGACTACCTCGGCCCCACAAACGGTTTCCACGCATAGCGCAGATGAAGTCGAGATGCAGATTCGCGGCCTGATGATGGATCCGGTTACGAATATGCCAATTGTGGTGCTTAAAGATGTCGCCAGCGATACGGTCCTGCCCATTTGGGTGGGGATCTTTGAGGCCAATGCCATTGCGCTGGAACTGGAGAAGACAGCCACGCCTCGCCCGATGACTCATGATTTGATGCGCAATATGGCGCGGAACCTTAACGCCGAGGTTCGTAAGGTGGTTGTTTCGGAGTTGCGCGATGACACCTTCTACGCCGTGATCTGGCTTGATCAGGCAGGCGAGACAATTGCAATGGACGCTCGCCCTTCAGACGCGATCGCTTTGGCGCTGCGTTGGGATTGCCCCATCTATGTGAATCGCGATGTCCTCGAAAACTCGCGCCAGGCTGCGACTGGAATGCAATCCGTCAATTCCGATGAGATGCGCCGCTGGCTTGAGAATCTGAACGACGACGAGATGGGCCGCTATAAGATGTAG